A part of Desulfotomaculum nigrificans DSM 574 genomic DNA contains:
- the ytpR gene encoding YtpR family tRNA-binding protein: protein MKNVTENQLKTSEKIVAGEIISTEKHPDAEKLTVCLVNVGQEEPLQIVCGAKNVAPGLKVPVALHGAKLPGGRKIKKGKLRGVLSNGMICAQDELGFDRDIDGIWVLPEDTKIGSLVPYKEVTQEAETE, encoded by the coding sequence AACCAGTGAAAAGATTGTTGCCGGTGAGATAATTTCTACGGAAAAGCATCCTGATGCGGAAAAATTAACTGTTTGCTTGGTTAACGTAGGGCAGGAAGAACCTTTACAAATTGTGTGTGGCGCTAAAAACGTAGCTCCTGGCTTAAAGGTGCCGGTGGCATTACATGGGGCCAAATTACCCGGAGGCAGAAAAATTAAAAAAGGTAAATTAAGAGGTGTCCTAAGTAACGGTATGATTTGCGCCCAGGATGAATTGGGCTTTGACCGGGATATCGATGGTATTTGGGTATTGCCGGAGGATACGAAAATTGGCAGTTTGGTTCCTTATAAAGAGGTAACCCAGGAGGCAGAAACGGAGTAA